The Achromobacter deleyi region ATTTACCTATCTGGGCCTGAAGGTGGACGACACCGCCGCGGTCCGGTTCAACGACCAGCCCAGCGACAACCTGTTCGTCGCGGGCGAAATGATGGCCGGCAACGTGCTGGGCAAGGGTTATACGGCGGGCGTGGGCATGTCCATCGGCACGGCCTTCGGCCGCATCGCCGGGACCCGGGCCGCCGCCGCCGCGCGCCGCCAGCAACTTGCGGGAGCACAACATGAAGCAGCTTGAAGCCCTGGCCCGCGAGGCGCAGTCGTTCTCCAACAGCCTCCCGGAATCCGGGCCCGCCATGACCGAGCAGCCCGTGCATTTCCACGGCCGGAACGCCAAGCCGCTGGCCGAAACGCTGACGGACGATGAAACCGAAGTGGCGCGCGTCATGCAGATCTGCAACGCCTGCCGCTACTGCGAAGGGTTCTGCGCGGTGTTTCCCGCCATGACCCGTCGCCTGGAATTCGGCAAGGCCGACCTGAACTACCTGGCCAACCTGTGCCACAACTGCGGCGCCTGTCTGCACGCGTGCCAGTACGCGCCGCCGCACGAGTTCGCCGTGAATGTGTCGCAGGCCATGGCCAAGGTCAGGGTGCAGACCTACACCGACTACGCCTGGCCGGCCGCGCTGGGCACGCTGTACAAGCGCAACGGGCTGGCCCTGTCGCTGGCCACGGCGGCCGGCCTGGCGCTGTTCCTGGTCCTGGCGGTCCTGATGGCCGGCGGCCTGTTCCATGAGCCGATGGCGGGCAATTTCTATGCCGTGTTCCCGCACAACACGCTGGCGCTGATGTTTGGCGTGGTGTTCGGGTTTTCGATGCTGGCGCTGGGTGTGGGCGTCACGCGCTTCTGGCGCAACGTGAGTCCGGGCGCGGCGTCCGGCGCGGCCGTGGCGGAGGCCGCGCACGACGCGCTGCGCCTGCGCTATCTGGACGGCGGCCACGGCAAGGGCTGCAACAACGCGGACGATGCCTTCACGCTGTGGCGCCGGCGCTTCCATCACTTCACGTTCTACGGCTTCATGCTGTGCTTTGCGGCGACCTGCGTGGCCACGCTGTATCACTACTTGCTGGACCTGCAGGCCCCTTATCCGCTCCTGAGCGCTCCGGTGCTGCTGGGCACCGCGGGCGGCATCGGCCTGCTCATCGGGCCGGCCGGATTGCTGTGGCTCAACATCAAGCGCCATCCGCAACAAGGCGACGCGGCGCAAAAGCCGATGGACCGCGGCTTCATCATGCTGCTGTTCCTGACCAGCGCCACGGGCCTGGCCCTGCTGGCGGGCCGCGACGGCAGCGCGATGGCCTTGTTGCTGGCGATCCACCTGGGCGTGGTGATGGCGCTGTTCCTGACCTTGCCCTACGGCAAGTTCGCGCACGGCATCTATCGCTCGGCCGCGCTGCTGAAATGGTCCATCGAAAAACGCCAGCCCAACAAGCTGCAGCTCGGTTCGGACTGAACCGGCCGGCCTTATCGCGGGCATGACGGCGCCCTGGAAGGCGCCGCAACCGACAACAAACCTGGAGACTTCAATGTTCCGTACCCGACTGCTGGCGCGCGTTGCGCTGGCCGCCTGTCTCACGCCGGCGCTGCCGGCGGCGCACGCGCAAACTTTCCCCGCCAAGCCGATCACGCTGGCCGTGCCGCATTCGGCCGGCGGTACGTCCGACATCCTGGCGCGCACGGTCGCCGCCGAAGCGGCCAAGACGCTGGGCCAGACCATCGTGATCGACAACAAGGGCGGCGCCAACGGCACCATCGCGGCCAAGCAGGTGGCGTCTTCCGCGCCGGACGGCTATACGCTGCTGCTGGCCACCGCCAGCACGCATGGCATCAACCCGTCGCTGTATTCGCGGATTTCCTATGACGCCGTGAAGGACTTCGCGCCCGTCACCCTGCTGGCCACTGTGCCCAACGTGCTGGTGGTGGGCCCGAACGTGAAGGCCGCCAACGTGCAGGAGCTGATCGCGTTCATCCGCGCGCAAGGCGACAAGACCAACATGGGATCGGCGGGCGCCGGCACGCCGGGCCACCTGGCTGGCGAGATGTTCAAGAGCGAAGCCAGGCTGGAATTCACGCACGTGCCCTACAAAGGCGGCAGCCCCGCCATTACGGACCTGATCGGCGGCCAGATCGACTTCATGTTCACCACCATTCCCGGCGTGTTGCCGCACGTGAAGGCGGGCACGCTGCGAGCGCTGGCCGTGACTTCGCCGCAGCGTTCGTCGGCCATGCCCGACGTGCCGACGATGGCCGAATCGGGCCTGCCCGGCTTCCAGGCCGTGTCCTGGCATGGCATCGTCGCGCCCGCCGGCACGCCGGACGCGGTGGTCGCCAGGCTGAACGAGGCCCTGAGCGGCGCTCTGGCCGCTCCGGCGGTGAAGCAGCGTCTGATGGAAGAGGGCGCCCAGGCATCGGCGGTGAACACCGCCGAGTTCGGCAAGTTCATCCAGGCGGAAATCGCCAGCTGGGCGAAGGCGGTCAAGGACTCCGGCGCCACCGCCAACTGAGGTGAAAATCGGCTCTTCGCGGCCGATTTTTCTTGGGCGCCAGGGCATGGCGAACACCGGCATCGCCCCGTGCTAGGATGCCCCGCATGCTGATTGCCGCCTTGCTTTCCGCGCTTGCCCTGGCCTCGGGCAATGCCGCCGACTATGACCTGCCATGCTTCTACGCGGACCAGGGTAGCGGCGGCTCGCTCGAACAAGCCGCGCACTGCGCCCGCGTCGCGGGAGACTCCGTGGAGTTCCGGCCCCAGGTGCTGGCCCGCATGGACTTCGAAGGCGACGGCCTGTCGCCGGCCACCGCCAA contains the following coding sequences:
- a CDS encoding Bug family tripartite tricarboxylate transporter substrate binding protein is translated as MFRTRLLARVALAACLTPALPAAHAQTFPAKPITLAVPHSAGGTSDILARTVAAEAAKTLGQTIVIDNKGGANGTIAAKQVASSAPDGYTLLLATASTHGINPSLYSRISYDAVKDFAPVTLLATVPNVLVVGPNVKAANVQELIAFIRAQGDKTNMGSAGAGTPGHLAGEMFKSEARLEFTHVPYKGGSPAITDLIGGQIDFMFTTIPGVLPHVKAGTLRALAVTSPQRSSAMPDVPTMAESGLPGFQAVSWHGIVAPAGTPDAVVARLNEALSGALAAPAVKQRLMEEGAQASAVNTAEFGKFIQAEIASWAKAVKDSGATAN
- the tcuB gene encoding tricarballylate utilization 4Fe-4S protein TcuB; the encoded protein is MKQLEALAREAQSFSNSLPESGPAMTEQPVHFHGRNAKPLAETLTDDETEVARVMQICNACRYCEGFCAVFPAMTRRLEFGKADLNYLANLCHNCGACLHACQYAPPHEFAVNVSQAMAKVRVQTYTDYAWPAALGTLYKRNGLALSLATAAGLALFLVLAVLMAGGLFHEPMAGNFYAVFPHNTLALMFGVVFGFSMLALGVGVTRFWRNVSPGAASGAAVAEAAHDALRLRYLDGGHGKGCNNADDAFTLWRRRFHHFTFYGFMLCFAATCVATLYHYLLDLQAPYPLLSAPVLLGTAGGIGLLIGPAGLLWLNIKRHPQQGDAAQKPMDRGFIMLLFLTSATGLALLAGRDGSAMALLLAIHLGVVMALFLTLPYGKFAHGIYRSAALLKWSIEKRQPNKLQLGSD